In Microtus ochrogaster isolate Prairie Vole_2 unplaced genomic scaffold, MicOch1.0 UNK85, whole genome shotgun sequence, a single genomic region encodes these proteins:
- the LOC101996862 gene encoding EKC/KEOPS complex subunit LAGE3-like: MQDPDEGLDGRAGAEEGEDGQQSPQASEAQPSSQSSATEGDYGTFPQSGPQDSSSPAAPGSRAAPGSPSPGSPVGSGAAAEEAAVILHNEHPPLLPGPSGDTASTTGNRLLEFSVTVPFRSAVEADMARRSLVSTARRQQMMVQQEFTVNATVLSVRWTTEDPVLFRISINTFLDQLSLVMRNIQRLEFVAVVKRGRGRSRES; the protein is encoded by the exons ATGCAGGACCCTGATGAGGGCCTAGATGGGAGAGCAGGGGCTGAAGAAGGCGAGGATGGGCAGCAGAGTCCTCAAGCTTCCGAAGCCCAGCCTAGCTCTCAAAGTTCGGCAACCGAAGGTGACTATGGCACCTTCCCTCAGAGTGGCCCACAAGATTCCAGTAGCCCAGCTGCTCCTGGTAGCCGGGCTGCTCCAGGCAGTCCCAGCCCAGGGAGCCCTGTGGGGTCAGGTGCAGCTGCTGAAGAGGCAGCTGTCATTCTCCACAATGAGCACCCACCACTTCTCCCTGGACCCAGCGGAGATACTGCATCAACAACGGGAAATCGACTCCTGGAGTT CTCTGTAACAGTGCCTTTCAGGTCTGCAGTGGAGGCAGACATGGCCCGCAGGTCCCTGGTCTCCACTGCCCGTCGCCAGCAAATGATGGTTCAGCAGGAGTTCACAGTGAATGCCACTGTCTTGTCTGT TAGGTGGACTACTGAAGACCCTGTCCTCTTCAGAATTTCCATCAACACTTTCCTTGACCAGCTCTCCCTGGTGATGAGAAACATTCAGCGCCTGGAGTTTGTGGCTGTTGTCAAACGAGGACGAGGAAGAAGTCGTGAATCCTAA